The segment TACTTTAGAATGCCTCACCCCTAGAACCGATCCGTTCTTATTCTCTGTTTTATGGATGGCGGAGTATCACTTCAgatagatctctggttagcaaatgaTTAATTAAACGGGTGGAATCAGGATCATCTATCTCTGTATGGAATGATCCATGGCTCCCAACGACTCTTCCGAGACCAGGAAACAAAAATCAACACAACTTCTACCCGGACCTTACAGTTGACTCTCTCATTGATTTAACTTCGCAAACTTGGAATTTACAGGCAATTCAGGCGTTAGTGGATCCTCATGATGGCGAAGATCATTGCAAGCATCCCACTGAGCAAAACACCTATGATGGATAAGAATGTATGGCATTTCACAAAAAACGGAAAATATACAATCAAATTGGGCTACGAGATAGAACGGGTTTATTCTGATAAGGTGAAGCCATCAGTTTTCTTCGGACCCACTGTTGATATACTAAAGGCACATTGTTGGAAGATACGGTGTCCACCAGAAATGACACATTTTCTATGGCAATTGGTATATGGGTGCATTGCAGTTTGGAAAAATCTGCAAGAAAGAGGTATAAAGGGGGATATAGGTTGTGATCGATGTGGAGCCTCAGAGGAATTGATAAACCACATTTTCTTCGAATGTCCCTCAACAAATTTGGGCACTTTCACAAATACCATTAAATGAGGAACATTTCCGAACAGCTCCCTCTTTACAAATATGGACCACTTATTCTGGCGAGTTAAACCAGATATGGAAGATCATCAATTTATCTGGATAttgtggtatatttggaaagcgAAAAATAACAAAGTTTTTAGCAATTTGGACATAGACCCCATAGAAACATTAAAATTGGCGGAAACGGAATCTGTGCTTTGGAAGGAAGCACAAGACAAAAATACCAGGATTACAACTGCTCCCCTTCAGAACCCGACCCTCCCATCTATCCCAGGTCGGTGGTGTTTCTTGGACGGCGCATGGAaagaaaatgagtttttttaGGACAAGGTTGGTATAGTACATTGGAAGGCTTCCAAGGATTATTGGGGGCAAAGAATGTACGGGCTAGTTTACCTCCGCTCCACTGCGAGTTGGAAGCATTATTGTGGGCAATAGAGTGTATGATAAATTTACGTCAGCTTCGGGTCATATTTGCAACGgactgttctcaattggtgaagatggtttcagaagCAGAAGAATGACCcgcttttgcaagttatttggaagatatcaaGACTCTCCAAGAAAATTTTATTCACTCAGCGATTATTCTTGTACCATGGACGCTCAACACAATGGCAGATAAGCTAGCACGAAGTGCGAGAATACAACCGTCTtttgtcgttcacatggatgcagaggcATCTGAGTGGTTCACAGAGTGAGTTTGAGTCTGTTttatgttgatgacaaaaaaaaattgtttgctaTTAATGTTTCATAGTTACAGTTGATATTAATGGTATAAGTTTAAAACTAAAGTAatctattataattattaaactgAACTCTTCTATTGATACGATGATGTAGAGTATTATAAAGTTCTTGATCAACATTGACGTCTTTTTAATTGTCAAAGttgatttttcaaattatacCTTATGAATATATTGTTTAACACagtccttttttttgttttttcagaaAAATTCAATGgagaaatatttcaaaaagtatCTCCTGCACATGAGACCAATATCAATGATTTGCCATCTAAATCTGGTGaaagaaaagacaagaaaatctCCTCCAATACATGATACCATTATCGACGATTTACCATCTGACCCCGGTGAAAGGAAAGACATAATTCATTATCCAGTAAATAAAAGAGATGAGGTTTGACGTAGATATTTAACTAAAGGTCCATGTCAATCTTATGGTCATAAATTTAAGCAAATATTGATATCTGGTTCAACAAGGCGATTCAATCCAACATGATTTGATCAAACATGGTAGTTGGCTAGAGTATAGTTTGTTTAAAGAGGAGGTACGAAAACAAGGTGGAAGTGATGCATTTGTGAAAGAAGGGTTTAATAGTTGGAATAAGCCAGATAAATTGCTTACTCATATGGGTAAACCACCCAACAGTACTCATATTATTGCTGCTCAGATGTGTGAGGATTTGATGAATCAAAATCAATCTATAGTACATATTCTGTTTAAGCAAGATGATAAGGTGAAAAATGAGTATCATATTCGCTTAAATGCTTCGATTAATGCATTCCAGATTCTTGTTAATTGAGAAAGAAGAGGCTATGAATAAAGAAAATTTCTTGCAGCTTGTGAAATACACAGTTGAACAAAACGATGCTATAGACAAGGTTATTCTGAATAATGCTCTAGGAAATAATCAGATGGTTTCTCCAGTGATTCAAAAAGATATCGTCCATTCCTTTGCAGAAGAAGTACTACAAGCTATTTTAGAAGAATTGGGCCACGGTGTGTTCGGTTTGCCGATTGATGAGTCCGCTGATGTTTCTCGTAAAGAGCAGATGGGTGTTGTTTTACAGTTTGTTGATAAAAGAGGAGCAATCAAAGAAAGATTCATTGGAGTTATTCATGTAAAAGAAACAACTTCATTAGCTCTAAATTCTACTATAGATGAATTATTTGTTAGATATGGGATGAGCATTAAAATGTGAGAGGACAAGGTTATGATGGAGCTAGTAATATAAGAGGTGAGTTCAATGGGCTAAGAACATTGGTTGCTAGATAAAAGGTTCATCATATTATGTTCATTGTTCCGCTCATCAGCTTCAGCTAGCTGTGGTGGCAGTTGCAAAAAAACACTTTGATATTGCTGATTTTTTGATAAGATTTCTACATTGTTGAATGTTGTTGGGACTTCTTGTAAGAGACAGGATATGTTTCGAGAAATTCAACGTGGAGATTAGAAAAAAGAATCAACAGCGGTGATGTTAAAACTGGGACAAAACAAAATCAGGAACGTTCTTTATCAAGACCTGCAAATACTCGTTGGGGGTTCTCATCACAAAACATTGTTGAGGCTGGAAGAATTGTTTTCTACTACCATTAAAGTTTTTGAGTATATAGAGGATGAATGCGTAGAAGACGTAAAGAAACATCAAGCATATGGTCTTCTCAAATATTTTCGCACATTTGATTGTGTATTCTGTTTGCATCAAATGTTGCTTATTTGAGATTCACTGCGAATTTATCATTGGCTTTGAAACAGAAAGATCAAGATATTTTGAATGCTATGTCACTGGTAGAATCCCCTAAACAAGAACTACATAAGCTTAGAGATGATGGTTGGGATTTGCCTATGGCTAAGTTTGATTCTTTTTGTAAGAAACATGATGCTGAAATTTTTATTATGGAAAGAAGATTTTGTTGATCATAGGAATTCAAGAAAGAGAACCAACATAACCAATATGCATCATTATAAGGTCAACTGCTTTTGCACAGTTTTAGATTTGCAAATTCAAGAGTTCAATGATCGTTTTACAGAGGTAACCACTGATCTACTTCTTTGCATGGGTTTGATAAAGAGAAGTTGGTGAGATTAGCTAagttctatccagatgattttaGCTATGGCGAGCTTTTATCTTTAAAGCAGCAACTTGAAATTGACATTGATAATATACGCATAAATGAAAGGTTTAAGAATGTGGAAAATCTCAGAGATCTTTCATGTTTGATGGTGAAAACTCAAAAACATATTGCACATCCTTTGATTTACAGGCTTCTAACATTGGTTTTAAATTTACCGATTGCCACCGCAAGTGTCGAAAAATGTTTTCAGCAATGAAACTATTGAAGGCAACTGCACATAAACGGATTTGAGATCAATTTTTAAGTGATTGTATGGTTTGATTCATTGAAAAAGAATTATTTGACTCAGTTTCAAATAAGAAAGtgaatgaaaattttaaaaagatgaaTAAGCGTAGAATTGTTTTGTGAGAGTTGTTTTCATCATATTTGCTGGATTTTTATTGCAAGTTTACtaaaatactattttgttttaattaattatatgttatattgtgttacaaaaaaattatatgttacaTTTTGCATCCActgtatttattttctaaatctgCCAGTGTAGATATATAATTGATTAACTTGTTGTTGTAAAATAGAGCTTAGATACTGGGAGAGTACTTGGTTGTATAAGCAACTTCAAACTCAATCTCTATTATTCGTCAATATATTCCAACCAATGCATGGGCAAGTATTGTGAACCAGTATTTGATTGCAATATAAAATTTCCTTTGGGTTCTCAATTCTCCAATATTCAAACATTCGTTACTGAATTTCCCACAATATCCCACTGTTGCTTGCTGATAGAAAGCAATCGATAATCCATCTGGGCCTTATAACTTATCAGAACCAATGAAATACAAAGCAACTTTCATTTTAAGGTTGTCAATAAGATTGAtgtttatgtaaaaatattacacGTATTAAAATGTTTGTtacttaaatttaaaattttgataaattttaaattttggatccaGATTCAGATATAGGATCTGAACATATCCAAATTCGGTTTTGATGGATTTAGTCCTTTTTAAGTACCTGAATTTTTAGAAGAGAACCAGAACGAATTGAGAAgatttttagataataattttactCCTAGTTGCACTTATATGTTTAAGtcagatataaaaatttaaagataaatttaaaataagatgAGACCATTATGACTACGCCTAACCTCTGAAAATTTAATGGGATTCAAAGTTAAATATGGAACAGTTTATTTATAATGTTAAATTTACGAgctaaatgatttttataaatttgaataaatagATATGTTTTTTCTTAGTAAGAATCAAACaattggtttaaaaaaaataagagatcGAAAAAACGATGGtatttaacattttaacaaaTGCACTACACAAACGCTGCATTACAATGTTAAAAAgaacattttttcttttgagtttaatttaacatttcattaaaaaatattttaacaaatgtgTTTTCCTCTCCTTATCTATTTGAAAGTTCCAGTCTGTATTCCAATTCTTGATGTTGAGACTGAGTGATGATAATAGAATATAAACCATATGTTATTCTTCGTATGATTATATGATTATAACTAGTAACCAAATTTTGATCTGTGCATTTGGAAACAtagtattatttttgttaacaaatttGTTAATCCATCTAGTGCATTTGAACATACAATAGTGGTCCATAAACTAGAGAATGAGCATACAATAGTGGTCCATAAACTAGAGAATGAGCGTAAAATATTTTCAgcaaatctaatctattaaaagtgaagtacattTTGTATTTAACTCTGCTTTTTCTACACTAATTTCCATCTCATGCCAGTGACTTACACCATTTATATACTTTTGAAATACTCAttaatttatctatatatttattgcTACTGCCACTAACTTAATAATGACTATCTATTAACGTGACTTCCGACGGTTATCTTTCATAATTTTGAAGTAGATATTGATGTAGTAATTGATTCCAGGGCAAGGAAGTTTTTTGCTGCGATGGTTCTCTATATACAACTCACTACATCTGTCAAACTATAGTTACAGAACATATTGACCAAAAATGAGTTATTTAGTTTTACGTGTACATTGACATTCATTGTTTTCGCATCAAAGATCaaaatggtttataaaaacatttcGTCATTGTGTTTATATTTTACAcattcaataatttaaaaaacataagtttCAGTAGACAATTGGTTTgtatatttttcagataaagTTGCAcaaatttatttctaaaaaaatcaagCCTAACTAgatattaaaatctaaattaacAAAATCTTTAAACTGAATAATATGGAAGACCAATTTAAATTCCTAACATGTTACTAAAATGTAGACTAAGGAAACAAAcgattaaaataatttgtaaatattttagcCGTGATCACTCCCATATTaccttattttatatttttttaggaatGTACATAtcgattttatttataattaagatATATTCTCAACAATATCAACCTTACAATCTCGCCgtatttaactatttaatatgaaattaattgatattattataagtttaattttgattatttttcaaGTTCTTAATTAGGAATATTGTAATCGATTTATTTGATAAGATATAGAATATTCCCAAGGAAATCAGCTTCACAATCAAGCCATAtctaacaattttaaatataaattaattaatatttaatataaaatctatcaccttatatatatacatctctTCTCTTATATCTCTATTTCCATTCAGAATTCATAGAAAAATTGCGACTAACTTCTTAAGGATGTGAAACGTCATTATTTTTGCAACAAATCTGTTGAGATTTTAGAGATGCAAAGTCCATGTAAAAGAATTTAGAGTTAAACCTATTCTTCCTGTATTGTTTTGTGGCCTGTTTTAGTTATccaaatttgtttatataataagatattacACTTCTAACATGTCCAAAatatgtgtaattttttttttattaaaaataattgtagCTTATTTTAACCTTTACCCAAAACATTGTAAAATTAATCATATGTTTAAATCATAcaataaaatatgaaagataTGTTAATACAAATTTGACACGACACGTTATATTAATACCTAGAtccaattatttttgtataattacaaaataacacTATAGATATTGCAATACATGGTTTCAACAAAAAAAGTAGTGTAAGTGCAATCATTAAATTCTTATGTTTCAAAGtgtttataaaatctatagtaaaaaaatatccgcacgggcgtgcgaGTTATAAATTATTAGCTTTTGAGGTTCCTGTGAATCAATGGTCTtgacgaaaagaaaaaaaatctacgtTTATAAAAAGACATGGGACGAATTAATGAGAATTAGAACTTATTAAAAATACTCAagcttatataaaaataaaaccctaACAAAAATAAGAGAGTCGCACCACTTTCTTCAGACTCCTCTTCTCCATCCTCCATTGTTTTCTAAATGAAGACCGTGAAAACAATAAGATTCAGAGATGGTGAAttggagaaaaaaacaaaagtttagtGTAAACCAAAATACTTCCTCGACCCAAATCATACAGATGGGAACACAATATAAGCGACTTTAGCTTACACGACTTTCAAATTCTACGGCTGCGTAACACAAAAATACGTTCTTGGTGGATATAACTCGGTCTGGCGTAGAACGCAACCTATTGGCTCAACTCGCCACGGTGAACATTCAATTAAACGGCTCCGTGCCCGCAATTTAGAACAGTAATAGGTAACAACAATTTATAAGGAACGGCTACAAGAATAACAAGATCAAAGAAATGTCGTCAAATTCGAAGAAAGTGATTATGCATGTTATTCATCAGCTTGTTAACGTTTACACTGGAACGTTTATATAGTTGGAGGATTCTAGTTTAAGTAAACTGATTACTCCAATAGGAAGGAATTCAGTTTAACTTAACCCAACTAAGTGATGCTCAATTTAATTAGTTACCTCCTTTTTACTCTCACTATGATCATCTCTTGATCTTTTAACTTATACTGGAAATTACCTTGTTGTACTAGTAAATACACACTCAAATTACATATTATATAGATAAGAAGAATATCGACGCAAATCATTTATTATATTCAAGCTTTAAAACTCGAGGAGGCGCTTCATGACGCCAATCAGCTCAATATGTGACGTCATTTGTGGAAAGTGACCCATCGCATCCTCAATAATGTCCACCGTCGACTCCCCTTTGATCTTCTCCTGCATGAAGTAAGCTACGGAGACAGGTACAACGACGTCGTTTCGTGGTTGTATGACGTGGCAAGGCACTGACACTTGGTCCAGGAGTCCTCTCTCGTCGCTTCCAAATACAATCTTAGCTAAAGCAAGAGCCGTCTCGGGCTTCATCTTTTTAAGGCATTTTTCGAACCTTTGGACGGACAGAGAGTCTCTTGAGTCAACCACTGTGGAGGCGAAAGCAACCGCCCAAGCCTCGTAGTTGGAGCCAACGTTGGTGATGATCGTGTCAATGTCTTTTGATTCAAACCCTCCTTTGTAATCCTCACTGTTTATATACCTATAGAATTTAATTGGgttaaaattaaagttaaaattaacCTGATAGTTTTCATTTCAAGCTATGAAGTACTAACTTTACTATATTTGATCATTTAATTAAAGTTGTATTTATGTAAGCATGTTGCATTAGACATGATATAGTCAAACACTCAACTATTGCATTGAACTACTcttatttaatttacaaaaaaaaaactactcttTTTTGGGGTCAAAACTGTTGCATTAGTTTATTGCCGACTTTTTCAACTATaactataataataaaaactggtttaaaaactataataaaagaaaaaactcttATCAATCAAAATGATAATTCATCATTTCGCGGATCTGTTTTATAAAATTGGAACTAAAGCATTGGCCCtagataaataatatttctcgGTGTAACTAGGTAAATATTCTTTGGCCCTGGGTAAAGATGACAAGCactaatagaaaaaaaatactgtattttgtaaaatatttataattcatGAAATTGATCCCAATTTAATAACTCTATGGCTATGAATGTATTGTGCTGTTTCAGCGGGCCAGCTTATCCAACTTATCAATAGAACGCACCTCAAAATGACTAATGAGAAGAAGGAATTTACGTGTGGTTGGTTTTCCATTTGAGttgtttacttattttattattactagGTGTGAATGTCCGCAATTTTGcggatttaaatattttgtaacaatatatttattataatgtgtcaaatttaaatatgtttttatcatcaaaaaattgaatatgtgttttctattaaatatttttcaaaaaacaaatgtttttgaaaaaatgaatatgactattttaaatatctgttcatattttttatttaaattttttgtaaaattagttatatataatattcataatTCAGGTTCTAATAAAATTACTTAAGTTTTGAAGgtatatagttttgaaatttttatttttaaataatttgtagcTAAAGTTTTATGtctttaataagattaaaatttagaaCAATACAATTGTTACACATTCTCTACATATTCATATCCAATTACATAGgaatataaaactattatatcaATTCTATAAATTACTTCTGGaatatattatagattttataaatacagattactaaaaatgattttatgagcattatatatttttatataaatcacatatttaactaccataaattattttatgcaaTATATTTAGAATGTTTGGATATTGATacaaattgatttttgttttggtcaaattttataaaaattgattttagaaattattttcttactcacaaagtaaataaaagtataaaatccattaataaataaaattataataatttttgttaaactaatAGACACCTAAGCAAAAATCAATCAACTGAGTTCTCATTTAATATAgtgaaatttcaaaatagatttaataaattaatatataagcttGTATAAATGACTTACAATCTTTTCTAATAATTTAAACCAAATGATAAGCCAagataaatagtttaaaaaatgtatttataattttataaataatttataaaacatgtatGAATTATATTAGacattaatagttattataatactctatatacaaatataaggatttatatatgaattaaaagcattatataaattctaataaacttttttgtttatttcgttatttagtttataaatatataaaagattgatCACATTATTACTCTTTCTATTGTTTCAGTAATTATCTACCATAACAATAATTATTTGTAATGTTATGTATATTTTTCAAGTGATATTAATTGAAtattgaattatattttatttttaaatctaataaaaattaaaaaaacattgattaataaaaacataacaatttttaaGAGTTCACCTATAAtcgacaaacaaacaaaaatcatttaAGTGACTTCTCAACTAATATATAGTGGAATAGTAGGATAGTAGgatgatgtttcaaaatagattgtataaattaatttctaagcttatataaatgacttataacctcttataataatttaaaatatatgagaaACCAAGataatgttttttataattgtattcataatttttataaatgatttgtaaagcatatatgaatttataagatgttaatagttattataataactaatatagaaatataatgttttaaataagaatataaaatcatGGGAAATTCTCTCAAATAGCTTTTTAAGTTATGACCATAATAGCTccttttattttagaattttaatatttattttttagtttttgaaatttaaaaccCCTTCCCAAAAcccaccccttaactctaaactctaagtCTAAATTAGTTAACTCAAATGGtgtaaatgtatattttaccCTTTAATAAAACATCTTCTAgtcattttctttcttaaagctatttttgtgaaaataaactaaaaataattatccaAGGGAATTACTCTAAAATCATTgtattgatttatataaattgtttgtcgtttgttattttatgtgttttataaatttaataattgatCAACATTAATACTCTTTCTATAATTTCAAAACTTAGTTACCATAAATCATTATTAGTAATACTATTTAGATTATTTGGCAAGtgatattaattggttataGACTTACCTTTTTAAagctaattaaaataaataaaaataaaaaccgtcgaccaatcaaattataacaattttaaagaGTTCACTTATGATCAACACGTAAGCAAAAATCAATTAAGtgacttctcaattaatatatagtgggATAGTAAAATAGTGGgatgatgtttcaaaatagattttataaactaattataaGCTTATATAAATGACTCATAACctcttataataattttaaatatatgataagccaagataaaaaactttataaatgtatttataatttttataaatgatttttaaagcatatatgaaattaaaagacattaatagttattataataatttctaTACAAATACAATGTtttaaataagaatataaaatcaCTATATCGATTTATATAAATTGTTGTCATTCATTactttatgtattttataaatataaaaattgatcaACATTAATATTCTttctataatttcaaaaattagttACCTTAAatcattatttgtaatattatgtAGATTATTTGTAAGTGATATTAATTgattatatacttaaattttttcagatctaaataaaataaattaaaaattaaaaatcttcgactaattaaattataacaattttttaagaaTTCACCTATAATTAACACGTAAgcaaaaatcaattaaatggCTTCTCGATTAATATATTGTGGGATTCTGTTATCAagtaaaaatatacataaaataaattcttttttcTGCGCTCTTGTTTTGTTAAGTCATCttcatttctaaaaatattataacttgaAAATACATAAATGCTATCACACAGTATATTTCCTATTATCTACATAATTTTCTACAGTTAGTTTTACAAACTTTTATTAAACACTATTTCTAGTATTACTAATActcttgtatttttaatttgtaaaatttaatatattatatgtatctcaccatatttattatatatgtcaCCACTCAAACActtgttttacaatttttaatatatattactattcacatatttttataattaatattttttttaaaaaatctctaaaaaatctccaaaaactatccgaaaatatttaattatattggtatttttaataaaaaattatcgaTTGTtataataaacttaaaaattaattttgatattgattttaaattttttattttaaaataaaagctgaaattaattttgtttaaagaCAACTAGCGcaattataactaaaataaaataagatattggctaaaatttcaataataacatatcaaatttcatattatatatatatatatatattttatatatatatatatacatatttgtaatatatatatatatatatattatatttgtagtTATTATTATTCACTATACATATCAccatttatatattgttttgaacCGCTTATTTTAGATAAACTGTAATTATTTCGTAATATGCATTTCTCATATACAATCCGTAGTTAACCATACAGCAAATATTTAATCCACT is part of the Raphanus sativus cultivar WK10039 chromosome 5, ASM80110v3, whole genome shotgun sequence genome and harbors:
- the LOC108857614 gene encoding probable esterase KAI2, coding for MVVNQKTSGLAAAMNAKIIGSGERSMVLAHGFGGDQSVWDKIIPVLSQSFKVLVFDWLFSGAIKDQTLYDPSKYNSFDPFAEDLIALMEELKFGPVVFVGHSMSGMIGCAASIKRPDLFTNLIPIAASPRYINSEDYKGGFESKDIDTIITNVGSNYEAWAVAFASTVVDSRDSLSVQRFEKCLKKMKPETALALAKIVFGSDERGLLDQVSVPCHVIQPRNDVVVPVSVAYFMQEKIKGESTVDIIEDAMGHFPQMTSHIELIGVMKRLLEF